The following proteins come from a genomic window of Sulfitobacter indolifex:
- a CDS encoding DUF1638 domain-containing protein — translation MSDSNLPDDRTLTQEGLAPTRAGRILLIACGALAREILDLKAANGWTHLDLTCLPAKYHLYPEKITQAVRDTVAKHRADYDDFFVVYADCGTGGGLERACAEMGVQMVAGPHCYSFFQGNDSFAITSEDEITTFYLTDFLVRQFEAFIIKPMGLDRHPELRDMYFGNYEKLVYQAQTNNPALTEKARECADRLGLAFERRFTGYGDLETALRGL, via the coding sequence ATGAGCGACAGCAACCTTCCAGATGATCGGACCCTCACCCAAGAGGGGCTCGCGCCCACCCGCGCGGGCCGCATCTTGCTGATCGCCTGCGGTGCACTGGCCCGTGAGATACTGGATCTGAAAGCCGCGAACGGCTGGACCCATCTGGACCTCACCTGCTTGCCGGCGAAATACCATCTCTACCCCGAAAAGATCACCCAAGCGGTGCGCGACACGGTCGCCAAACACCGCGCAGACTATGATGATTTCTTTGTCGTCTATGCCGATTGCGGCACCGGGGGTGGTCTTGAACGGGCCTGCGCAGAAATGGGCGTGCAGATGGTCGCCGGACCGCATTGCTATAGCTTTTTCCAAGGCAACGACAGTTTCGCCATAACCTCAGAAGATGAGATCACCACCTTCTACCTCACCGATTTTCTGGTGCGGCAGTTTGAGGCGTTCATTATCAAACCTATGGGTCTCGACCGGCATCCTGAACTGCGCGATATGTACTTTGGTAACTACGAAAAACTCGTCTATCAGGCGCAGACCAACAATCCGGCACTCACTGAAAAGGCGCGCGAATGCGCTGACCGTTTGGGTCTCGCCTTCGAACGGCGATTTACCGGCTATGGGGATCTAGAGACTGCGCTGCGCGGTCTCTAG
- a CDS encoding SufE family protein, whose product MATPAFEELVEDFEFLEDWEDRYRHVIDLGKAMDPLAEPLRVPATKVDGCASQVWLHAQFDGGKLHFDGASDAMIVSGLIAVLRRLFNGLAPAEVGKVDAKAELGRLGLNDHLSAQRSNGLRAMIERIRETAAQEA is encoded by the coding sequence ATGGCCACGCCCGCCTTTGAAGAACTGGTCGAAGATTTCGAGTTTTTGGAAGACTGGGAAGACCGCTATCGCCATGTGATCGACCTTGGCAAAGCGATGGACCCGCTGGCTGAGCCCCTGCGCGTGCCCGCGACCAAGGTTGATGGCTGCGCCTCTCAAGTCTGGCTGCATGCGCAGTTCGACGGTGGGAAACTGCATTTCGACGGGGCAAGCGATGCGATGATCGTGTCGGGTCTGATCGCGGTATTGCGTAGGCTGTTCAACGGTTTGGCGCCTGCTGAAGTTGGCAAAGTCGACGCGAAAGCGGAGTTGGGGCGGTTGGGGTTGAACGACCACCTCTCGGCGCAACGTTCCAACGGTCTGCGGGCGATGATTGAACGCATCCGCGAAACGGCTGCGCAAGAAGCGTAA